The Amaranthus tricolor cultivar Red isolate AtriRed21 chromosome 14, ASM2621246v1, whole genome shotgun sequence DNA window TTCATCTTGACTTGGAGAATAAGGTTTATAAGGCTGAAGCTGATCTCCTTTTTATCCAAGGGCAATTGCATCTGTACTCTTTAGATGAAACTTTGGCACACCGTGAGCAAGATTCTACTACTAAGTTTAGGAAGGTGAAGGAGGATTATAGAACCTTTTTGCTACAACGGGCTAAAATTTCTTGGCTTAAAATTGACGATAATAACACCAACTTGTTCCATCGTAGTATTACACAAAGAAAGATTCATAACAGAGTTAATTATCTTTTGATCAATGGTTGCATAATGACTGATCTTGTTTAGGTACAACATGCTTTCAATGAATTCTATTATGACCTTTTTTGGTTACAAACTGCTTCATAGGAAGAAGTTGAATATGGACATCATTCAATCTGTGCCTGTTCTTCATCAAGATCACTGGGAGCTACTAAATCTTGCTTTTTCTGCtgagaaaattaaaatactaTTCAGAGCATTCCTGATGATAAAACCATAGGGCTTGATGGTTGTAATAGTAGATTCTTTAAAGCAGCCTGGTCTATTATGGGTAAGGATGTTGTTACTTCCATTCAAGACTTTTTGCTTCTAGGATTCTTCTTAAAACTTGGAATATTACATTTGTTACCTTAATTCCTAAAGCCACTTGTCCTACTAACCCGGGTGACTTTAAGCCTATATCTTGTTGTGTGCTTTATAAATGCATATCGAAAATAATATGTTCCAGGTTGAAATTTGTTTTAGGCTTCCTTATGAATCAAGCATAAGGTGCATTTGTTGCCAAACGTAGTATTCTTCATCATGTTCTCTTATGCCAGGATGTAGTGAAGCACTATTCCCGCAAGCATTGCCTTCCCAGTTATTTGCTCAAGATTGATCTTCGTAAAGCATATGATACTATGGACTAGAGCTTTATTAAGGATATGCTTGTGGCTTTACAGTTTCCTCCTCACTTCATAAACATAGTGATGATTTGCATCTCTTCAACCAAGCACTCTATACTACTTAATGGTTGTCCAATGGAGGCTTTCAATGCTCATAGAGGTCTTAGGCAAGGTGATCCTATGTCACCACTCCTCTTTGTCATAGGCATGGAATACCTGTTTAGATCTCTTGTATATGAAAGTAGTATGCGTTCTTTTGGGTTTCACCCCAGATGTAAGAGATCCAAGTTGACTCACTTGTGTTTTGTAGATGACCTCATGTTGTTTTGTAAAGCTGATTTTAGCTCAGTTATGGctctttttaattttctggACTCCTACACTTGAGGTCTTGAGGCCAATTCAACTAAATTAGCCATATATGTTGCTGGGGTTAAGGGATGGAGATAGCTTCCACCACTCAATTCCCCTTGGGGAAGCTCCCATTTAGATATCTTGGTGTTCATCTGTCTTCTAAACGTCTTTATGTTGCAGACTGTAAAGCTTTAGTTGAAAAAATGACAAGCATGATCAAAACTTGGAGTGCCAAGTCTTTATTTTATACTGCTAGACTGCAATTGAGGAACTCGGTCCTAATGAGCATATCCTCTTACTGGTGTCAGATATTTGTTTTCCCCAAGAAGATGATTAATATGATTAATACTGTTTGTCGTTCTTTCCTCTGGTTTGGTGTTAGCAACAATTCCAAGCCTAGAAATATGAGTTGGTCTAAGGTTTGTAAACCTAAGAAGTTTGGTGGTCTGGGTATCCGTAACCTCCATCTTTGAAACCTTGTGGCCATTGGGAAAGTTGTTTGCTATATTAGTTCTAAGTGAATCCTTATGGTTCAAATGGATACATGAAGTTTATAAAAAAGAAGCCAATTGGACTATCTTCAACCCCGCGCCTACTGCTAGTTGGACAATGAGGGAAATTTGCAAACCAAAGACATCTTATTGTCTTACATGCAACAGTCTGAGTACTTTATTCATCGGGTATATGACAAATGTCAAGGAGAACAAACAAGAGTTAGATGGGATAAGATAGTTTGGCATAAACTCTCTATTCTAAAAACCCATCTAACTCTTGTTTGTTCTATGGCTGGGTATGAATGATGTGTTGAAACTAAAGCTAAATTAAAGAAGATTGGTGCAGTGTTGGATGTTTTATGTCCTCATTGTGGCTTGCATTCAGAGACAATGGATTACTTGTTTTTCCAATGCCCTTTCAGATCACTTGTTTTTCCAATGCCCTTTTAGTCAATCCTCTCATTCAGATCTGGCTAGGGATACGATGCAAATTGGACAAACTTAGGAAGCTGACTCTCATAAATGGAAGCTTCACAAATCAATGAAAGGGGTGGTCATAGCTATACAAGCATATCTATCCTATCATGTTTGGAAAACCTGCAATGAAGCTGTTTGGTTGGGCTTTTGTCAAGAAGATTGAATTAGTAGTTGAGCATGTTAAACTGGATGTACGAGCTCGTCAGAAGGCCTTAGATGTTGATGTAATTTTAGCTGATTAGGTTTAGTCTTTGTTAATTCTTGTTTTGAGCTTGTATTGgatgtttgttcttgttctctAATTCTTCCTTCTTCTGTGTATATGAAGAGTGAGTTGGAGAAACCATTCTTAGAATGTGGACTCCTTCATACTGATGCAACATAGGGGTTGGTTGAATACTGATGCAACAATTTGTACTGTTTTATGGATTTATGATAATttcatttttccaaaaaaaaataataataataattaacaatactaacttattattgaattaatcaattaaataattaaaatatattattcaatatttatttaattaattaataaataataataataataataataataataataataataataataataataataataataataataataataataatagtaataataataataataataataataatcatcatgatcatcattattattattattattattattattattattattattattattattattattattattattattattattattattattattattactattattattattataattaatattaataataattaattaattaattacttaattaataaaataattaataaataaatatataaataataattttaataatataaataatgtaatgatattattatactaattaattaattaattaacaatatttattaagtaattatttaattaattaataaataataatatatacatgattgtttaataattataatattgaaaatgacattattattaattaattatttaattaattaattaaaaaatatgaatatttattaattagtttcataataataataataataataataataataataataataataataataataataataataataataaaatattatttattattattattattattattattattattattattattattaactttatgAAACCAAATAAGattagatcagatcagaccagatcagatcagattaaATCAGACTATATTAGAAAGATTTAAATCAGATCCTACTAAATTAGATTAGATTAGATCAGACTTTAATAAATTAAGATCAGAACCAATTAGATTAGACGAAGAAAACATACCCTAAGTCATCTTAAATgtatcatttctattttagatATCTTaactttactaatttatcattactaaatttaactttttcacaCTTTTACACTTAATCACCCACTCTaccaatattaaaatttaaaaatattatactttttCTTTCACATGTAATTTTATTTGACCACATAAAATGATCAAAAGTTAAAATGAAATACAGAATAAGGGGAGTATTTATCCAACCCGTAAATCGCCCGCCAAACCGTTTTAACACGGCTAGGAAAGACGAGGATCAAATCTGGTCCGAGTCCGACTAAATTGCAGTTTGCAGTTTGCAAAGCCGGCACAGGTCGAACATGAAACACGAACACAAAACCCATCCCTAATAACTGACCCTTACCAGCCTAAGCAACTTTCGAAGTCCTCGCAAAATCAAATGACCCCTCtcattctctctctctcttctcctccttcactttctctctcctctcctTTCCTTCCTAAGCTCAATTACCTCCATAACCATGGCGGGCAATTACGGTATCAGGTAATCATCATTTCAAACTCCAATTAACATATGCTTCATCATCTACGACCCTTAAATATATATTCcttatatttaattttgtgCAGAAGTTGAACTCAAAGAACAAGAAGTTGCACTTGAGAAGAACTGGAATTTGCAAGGCTGAGTTGCAGCAAGATGCGCCTTTTGCTATTGCTATCGGCGCGTGTATGTTAAATTCATTGCTGTTTACTGGTATAGGTGAATCTCTATCAGAGGATGATGAAGATGGCGTAATTGGTGCAACTGATGCTAGGTTTTCTGTCATGACTATTATTAGCTTAATCCCTTACTTTAATTGGTTGGTAAGCTCGAAAATTTTGAAGTTACTTACAGATTTTGAGATGCAAATTGATAACATGACATATGATTTGGAAAACGCTtacatttttatggttttcgGCATTCATTTCCTTCTAGAGGTGTTTGGTTTGGTACTTTGGCGAAAATATATTTGTTGCATGAAAATTTTTTTCCAATGCAATTTGCAAATAATAAAtggttttcttttgtttggtttgaCGAAAACTATACCGTTAAGaggaagaaatgaaaattttagggGATGGAAGAGTGACGAAAAATTGGTTTCCGGTTTCCTctcaaatttagaaaaaaaaatgtctGTAGAACAGTAGATGGAAAAGACTTTTTCACCCAAGGTTTCCGTTTACAACTCCTTGTCAAACCAAACAAGGGAAAACAGTTTTTGGGAATAATTGTTTTCCTCCAAACTAAACACCTTGATATTGATCAATTTTGGAAGATTTGGCTGCTAGATACTTTAGCTTGTTACTATTCACTTGTCTTAGTGCAAAATTTGTGGTAACTGTAGTGAAACCACATTTGGGGTAAATGCAGATGGTGTTATTTCGGCCTATATTAAAACAGGATGCTGTTGATATTTTACACTATGCTTCATATTAAATTGATCGCTAATATTGTGAAATAAAATGTTGATAGAGCTGGATTTTCGCTCTAATGGATACTGGCAAACGACGGTATGCTGTGTATGCAATTGTATATTTGGCCCCTTACCTCAGGTTTGTTGGACTTTTCCCTGAATCGAGACTTGGCTAGGGTTTCAATTAGTTACTGTTCTCTGAACTGCTGTTGAATTTGTAAATGATGATTATTTGATTGTGCTTATAAGGTTTTAGTGTATACTCATAAGCATAATGCTGATTATTGTATTAGTTGGCTAGTAGCAGCAAAATAGATGTCCTATATAAAGTATGACCGGGTTTCTATGAGATTCTTAAACAGATGTACTTGTCGTTATCAAAGTTATGTTAGCATTTTTGATGTTTTACGCATAAGGTAAATGATTATTTGGTACAATTTACTTGTGCCGTTTAGAATATTTACTTAACGGGGTTTGAAGCAGGGGATGTTGGTTAGATTTTAGAATAGCTGATATGTAGGTGATATTGCTTGGCATGCTCTGGAACTTATGGAGAAAAAAATTAAGACTTATTGTAAATTATTCCTCTATCATGTATGCATTGGGTCTCATGTTAAGCCAGATTAATATACTTACTCAATCACTTATTCTCTTATGCAAATACCTCTTGTTAATTTCAGATTAGAAATTATACTCATGTTAGCTCTATATACAGGACATTAAAGGCATATTCTTGTCAATCATTAAACCAGATGTAGATTTTCGTATTCTTTTTAAACTGCTAACTTGTTTGTATATGATCACTTCACGCAAATCTATATATGCATGGGTGGTCCGTGGTCCTGATGAACATCAATTTTGTTTTGGAATTTTACAGGACAAATCTGTCACTGTCTCTAGAAGAGAGTTGGCTGCCAATTGCCAGCATTGTTCTATGCATTGTTCATATACAGGTGCAAATTCAAGCACAACTTCTTTGTAATGGAAAATACATAAGCAACTGCAACAGTTCCCCGTCCCTACTTTTCCCGCCTCTTGTATTTTTAACGGTTTTACATTTGAATCACTACATATATTTTGATGTGGGATTCAGATTATTCGCTTATTAGTTGCTTATTTACCTTGAAtatgaatattttcttttctCCCTTGTCTATCTTATTCTTGGCAGCTAGAAGCAAGTATAAACAGCGGTGACTTTGATACTTTCAATTTCTTGACTGAGACTGCAAGgaatcttggtttgtttaagAATCGTAGTCGCACTGAGCATCTTACAGATATGCATAAGGAggtagctgctgttttatcatCCTCCaatatctttttttaaatacttaataGAGTTTCTGATCCTTGACGTTTATGTTAGATAAGAAGCCACGGAAAAGTGAATTTACCTTTAGGGAAACAGTCGCAGAATAAGATTAGAAATTGGGGAGTTCCCAAAAAGCCACCTCGAGATGTTGAACAtgtggatgaagatgatgatcatgatgacAGAACACAACGCTAAAGAAGATTAATAATGAGCAAATGGCGTTGTGGCTTTTTTCACAAAGATATATTAGTGGTGGCTTGGAAATCGGGCGGTGGGCTGGTGATCAAGCCATGTACGTCTAAGCATCCCTCAAGGTTTGCTACAATGAAAGAAAGTAGAATAGGAATATTATACCTGGATTTGGCTCATGAATCATGATTTACTTCTGTAATCTGTCTGATAGTTTTCTGCTGTCATATCAATAAAggatgtttttctttttatggtaCTAATGTACAGACGTCAAGTTATGCTTGCCTTTCGTTCATGAAGAGCGCTTTTGATTGCTGGTTGGTTTTGATTGCAATTTCTGATAGTACTCTTCTCtcctatttattttgttatatttacaTTAAAAAGCCTATTG harbors:
- the LOC130800070 gene encoding uncharacterized protein LOC130800070 is translated as MTPLILSLSSPPSLSLSSPFLPKLNYLHNHGGQLRYQKLNSKNKKLHLRRTGICKAELQQDAPFAIAIGACMLNSLLFTGIGESLSEDDEDGVIGATDARFSVMTIISLIPYFNWLSWIFALMDTGKRRYAVYAIVYLAPYLRTNLSLSLEESWLPIASIVLCIVHIQLEASINSGDFDTFNFLTETARNLGLFKNRSRTEHLTDMHKEIRSHGKVNLPLGKQSQNKIRNWGVPKKPPRDVEHVDEDDDHDDRTQR